The following are from one region of the Prochlorococcus marinus str. SB genome:
- a CDS encoding Bax inhibitor-1/YccA family protein → MPASSNFNQAIREAQTSSIVGPNVVQKALPYVGGGMVLTSLGVLAGISLIATNPGLFQPLSIVALIAELILFFIATSAANNANNAKALPLLTGFSLLTGFTLSGIVALAIGTIGIGSVGTAALATGITFVIASYTGQRMSDSVGQALSGVVGLGLIGLLIAMFVQLIGGFFAPGVFGGSGLELIIAGFGTVLFVAMSFVDFYTMPRRYNDDQYLAGALGMYLTYINLFVFILRLMIALQGGGRRD, encoded by the coding sequence TCAATCAAGCTATTCGTGAAGCACAAACTAGTTCAATTGTTGGACCTAATGTTGTTCAAAAAGCTTTACCTTACGTAGGTGGAGGAATGGTTCTAACTTCTTTAGGCGTCTTAGCAGGTATCTCACTCATCGCGACAAATCCTGGGCTTTTCCAGCCTCTTTCAATAGTTGCATTAATTGCAGAATTGATTTTGTTTTTTATAGCCACAAGTGCTGCAAATAATGCTAATAATGCGAAGGCCCTACCCTTGTTGACAGGATTTAGTTTGTTAACTGGATTCACCTTAAGTGGAATAGTTGCTTTAGCAATAGGAACAATTGGTATTGGTTCGGTTGGAACAGCTGCCTTAGCCACTGGTATAACTTTCGTTATCGCCTCTTACACTGGCCAAAGAATGAGTGATAGTGTTGGTCAAGCACTAAGCGGAGTAGTTGGTCTTGGATTGATAGGTCTGCTTATAGCAATGTTTGTCCAATTAATTGGAGGATTCTTTGCTCCAGGAGTTTTTGGAGGTTCAGGTCTTGAATTGATAATTGCAGGTTTTGGAACTGTCTTATTTGTTGCGATGTCTTTTGTTGATTTTTATACAATGCCAAGAAGATATAATGATGATCAATATCTTGCAGGGGCTTTAGGTATGTATCTTACTTATATAAATCTTTTTGTTTTTATATTGAGATTAATGATTGCACTACAAGGTGGTGGAAGAAGAGATTAA